GACCTCCAGGATCGTCCCAGACACGTCCTGCGTATTGCCGGACACAACCTGCACATTGCGGGCGATCTCCTGGGTGGCGGCTCCCTGCTGTTCTACTGCGGCCGCAATCGTTGTCGAGATATTGTCCATACGCGAAATGGCATCGGATATCCCGGAAATGGCACCGACAACCTGCGAGGTGGCAGACTGGATTTCGTTGATCTGTTCGGTAATTTGCTCCGTCGCCTTACCCGTTTGGGAGGCCAGCGATTTCACCTCGTTGGCAACAACGGCAAAACCTTTGCCGGCATCACCGGCCCGTGCGGCTTCAATCGTTGCATTCAGTGCCAAAAGGTTTGTCTGGTCAGCGATTTCCGTAATCAGTTGAACGACACTGCCGACGCTTTTCGCCGTCTTCTCCAGGCTTTCGACCAGCCGTTGCGCCTTGGCGGCATCTTCCACAGCAGCCCCGGACGCCAGACTGGACTGAGACACCTGATCGCTGATCTCCCGGATCGAAACCGCAAGCTCTTCCGCCGCCGAAGCCACGGCCTGTGTGTTGGACGATGCGGATTCTGCCGTGGTCAGCACCGCCTGACTTTGACTGCTGGTGCGATCCGCCAGGCGCGACAGGCTTTCCGCGACATTATTCATGTCGGACGAGCGATCGGTAACCTGACCGACAATACCGCCGACGGATTGTTCGAAATCATCCGCCAATTTATTCATCAGCCGACGCTTTTCAGTCTCCGCCTCTTCACGGGCGCGCTCCCGCTGAACCTCCATATCGCGCATCTGTTCGGCATTGTCCTTGAACACCTGGACCGATTGCGCCATGCGGCCGATTTCATCGCCACGTGTCTTGGCCGGGATTTCAACGTCCAACTGCCCTTTTGCAAGATCGGCCATGGCGCGTGTCATCGCACCAATCGGGCTCGCGATACCGCGGCTCAACAAATAGGCCAGACCAATCGCCATAGCGATACTGATAAGGGATACGATGATCGCATTCAGGGTTGCATCATCGACCTCGCTGGCGGCATCTTCCCCAAGACGGTCCTGTTTGACCAAAACGGTCGCCTTCAGCTCGTTCACAATGGATGAGAGAGAATCACCTGCCGCCGCCATATCCTGATCGATCAACCGGTTACGATCCGCGATCACCTGATTCGCCTGGGTCAGGATATCTTTGTATTTGCCCGTATCCCGTCCAACGCGTTTCAGCATCCCTTTCTGGCGTTTGACCTCAAGCTGCCCGTTCAACTTGTCCAGACCTTTGGCGAACTTCGCAAGGCTCTCAATCGACTGGGCATAGGCCTCTTCGTCATTTTGATAGAGGAACTGCTGCACCAAAGCGCGTATCTCCACAAAATCCTTGAAGCTTTCCCCGGCCATAAATGTGAGGTCGGCATCGCCATCAAGACTGATGGTATCCATCAGGGCAAAGAGGTTTGTTTCGATGTTCCGCCCGATAGAGCTCAGGTCCACGCGGATTAGCGTATCCCGCTCCTCCTGTTTGGCCGTCACATCTGCAAAGACTGCCTCGAACCGGCTCAACGCGTCGGTGGCCTTTGCAAAATAGGCCGCCAGGTCTTCGTCGGTGGTGCCAGTCAACGCCGTATCAATCGCACTGCGTGTCGCGGCGATTTCCTCAGTCACTGTGGTCACGGCATCTTCACCGGGATGCAGGACAAAGTCGCGAACAGCCTTTTCCGCCTGCAACATGGCTTGCTGGACACTGGCCGCGTCGTTGGTCTGGACTGTAAGACTGCGGTATTCCCCGAATGTTTCCAGAGATTTTCGCAGGCTCAGGACGGATGTCGTACCCACGACCAAAAGCAATGCCAAAAGAATTACATTGGCCAGTGCAAACTTCATCGAAATTCGCAGCGCACCGAGAAACCGCATTACATTCCCCTCAGTCTTACAACATTCTTAAGTTAATCAATCGTCCAATAAAAATATCAGGCGAAGCATATAGGTTTTTAATTCGAAATTGAACTATCAATTCCGGAGATATTCTAACTCTATGATGTGACGGCAAAATTAAGCCTTGCACCCGGCCATGGAAAAAGGCGGGACCGTAAATCCCGCCTTTTCATAACCAGATGTGATGTCGGGCCTATTCCAGTTCGACCAGCAGGTCCTTGGCCTGGACCTGTGTGCCGACCGGGGTCACGATCTTCTTCACCTTGCCGTTCTTTTCGGCATGGATCGCGGTTTCCATCTTCATTGCCTCAATGGACAGCACCACGTCCCCGGCAGAGACCTCCTGGCCTTCCTGAACGGACAGGCTGGCCACCATACCCGGCATCGGCGCCGCAACATGGT
The Aestuariispira ectoiniformans genome window above contains:
- a CDS encoding methyl-accepting chemotaxis protein, giving the protein MRFLGALRISMKFALANVILLALLLVVGTTSVLSLRKSLETFGEYRSLTVQTNDAASVQQAMLQAEKAVRDFVLHPGEDAVTTVTEEIAATRSAIDTALTGTTDEDLAAYFAKATDALSRFEAVFADVTAKQEERDTLIRVDLSSIGRNIETNLFALMDTISLDGDADLTFMAGESFKDFVEIRALVQQFLYQNDEEAYAQSIESLAKFAKGLDKLNGQLEVKRQKGMLKRVGRDTGKYKDILTQANQVIADRNRLIDQDMAAAGDSLSSIVNELKATVLVKQDRLGEDAASEVDDATLNAIIVSLISIAMAIGLAYLLSRGIASPIGAMTRAMADLAKGQLDVEIPAKTRGDEIGRMAQSVQVFKDNAEQMRDMEVQRERAREEAETEKRRLMNKLADDFEQSVGGIVGQVTDRSSDMNNVAESLSRLADRTSSQSQAVLTTAESASSNTQAVASAAEELAVSIREISDQVSQSSLASGAAVEDAAKAQRLVESLEKTAKSVGSVVQLITEIADQTNLLALNATIEAARAGDAGKGFAVVANEVKSLASQTGKATEQITEQINEIQSATSQVVGAISGISDAISRMDNISTTIAAAVEQQGAATQEIARNVQVVSGNTQDVSGTILEVNKAAQESGDASRGALDSAAALSKQAAQLSREVENFLREIRNRQD